Proteins encoded within one genomic window of Rossellomorea vietnamensis:
- a CDS encoding SDR family NAD(P)-dependent oxidoreductase → MKRMKSKIVCITGGASGIGKTLVEEFAREGAMVEFMDKDLEKGREHSYRLNAEGYNTRFHQADVGVPDEVKGVFNKIKEDHGVLDVLINNAGVSRFMSFWEMEPDDWNSILSSNLSSVFYCSREAASLMKEKGGCIINMASTRASMSEPDTEAYSATKGGIVSLTHSLAITLSEVGIRVNSISPGWIQTEDYDTLRDIDHSQHPSGRVGKPGDIARACLFLAHPDNDFITGENIVIDGGMTRKMIYEH, encoded by the coding sequence ATGAAGAGAATGAAGAGCAAAATTGTATGTATTACAGGGGGAGCAAGCGGTATAGGGAAAACCCTGGTTGAAGAATTTGCCAGAGAGGGCGCCATGGTTGAATTCATGGATAAGGACCTGGAAAAGGGGAGAGAACATTCCTATAGGCTTAATGCAGAGGGGTATAACACACGATTCCATCAAGCAGATGTCGGTGTCCCCGATGAGGTGAAAGGCGTCTTCAATAAAATAAAAGAAGATCATGGGGTGCTGGACGTTCTGATAAATAATGCAGGTGTCTCCAGATTCATGTCCTTCTGGGAGATGGAACCTGACGACTGGAACAGCATTCTATCATCAAACTTAAGCAGCGTATTTTACTGCAGCAGGGAAGCGGCTTCATTAATGAAGGAGAAGGGAGGATGCATCATAAATATGGCCTCAACAAGAGCTTCTATGTCTGAACCGGATACTGAAGCCTATTCAGCGACAAAAGGAGGCATTGTGAGCCTCACTCATTCCCTGGCCATTACTTTGAGCGAAGTGGGGATCCGTGTCAATTCCATCAGTCCCGGATGGATTCAAACGGAAGATTATGACACCTTGAGAGACATCGACCACAGTCAGCACCCTTCCGGCAGGGTGGGGAAACCTGGAGATATTGCTAGGGCATGCTTATTCCTTGCCCACCCCGATAATGATTTCATCACAGGTGAAAACATCGTGATTGATGGGGGAATGACAAGGAAGATGATTTATGAACATTAA
- a CDS encoding cell wall hydrolase, giving the protein MIKKSFILGIAALSFVTFSTQTFAAGGEHTVEKGESLWDIGKEKSVSVIQLKEANNLKSNEIQPGQTIKIPENNVTTEDRELLAQLVHAEAKGEPYAGKVAVATVVLNRVDSTEFPDTIKSVIYQVSNGHYAFSPVQNGQINQAPSQEARDAVQEALAFRGQGKGSLFFYNPVTSTSDWITSRDTLLTIGKHRFAK; this is encoded by the coding sequence ATGATTAAGAAGAGCTTTATTTTAGGAATTGCAGCACTTTCTTTTGTTACGTTCTCTACTCAAACATTTGCTGCAGGGGGAGAACACACTGTAGAAAAAGGTGAGTCCCTTTGGGATATCGGTAAAGAGAAATCTGTATCCGTCATTCAATTAAAGGAAGCAAATAATCTGAAATCCAATGAAATCCAACCGGGTCAAACCATCAAGATCCCTGAGAATAACGTGACAACCGAAGATCGGGAGCTGCTTGCACAGCTTGTACATGCAGAAGCAAAAGGTGAGCCATATGCAGGTAAAGTCGCAGTTGCAACCGTCGTATTGAACAGAGTGGACTCTACTGAGTTCCCTGACACTATCAAAAGTGTAATCTATCAAGTTTCAAATGGACATTATGCCTTTTCGCCTGTACAAAATGGACAAATCAACCAGGCGCCTTCACAGGAAGCAAGGGACGCGGTCCAGGAAGCCCTGGCATTCAGAGGCCAAGGAAAGGGATCACTCTTTTTCTATAATCCAGTGACATCTACAAGTGACTGGATCACAAGCAGGGACACCTTGCTGACAATTGGGAAACACCGTTTCGCAAAATAA
- a CDS encoding DUF58 domain-containing protein, with protein sequence MNWKRDIVEDPYISLTLVLLVIVGAASFYVHSYVGLGIFLLMILYFRVHQWYLMKIGEGISIGRTTKRIRLHCDEEQKWEFQLQNKGMSIWGATLKITFKDIVIPTMHPYSSGVEDKIEVSIPFSIRKNEEGSISIPVMGKRRGLCKITNMQLEIPHLFGSGKVLLDLLDNVPSTIIVFPSDSPVKMAEQKLTWKQGDVPIQHSLFHDVFHQIGTRDYIQGDRFQDVHWKATARTGSLQTKIYAPATQKEWMIAINLSDRYAITNQLEEIIQYASYMMRLAVEQNITFSLVLNVRSQGGTPYYYLPPGIGRVHRQRGMEMLSTLSTDEFTIPFHIVLKHLYLRQLVPSVFITAGALGAREEVLLTKIEKQKIQVYKLNSEQKQGVVTLWNRSLKVPS encoded by the coding sequence GTGAATTGGAAACGTGACATTGTCGAAGATCCCTATATATCCTTGACTCTGGTCCTGCTTGTCATCGTTGGGGCAGCAAGCTTTTATGTACATTCCTATGTAGGGTTGGGTATTTTTTTGTTGATGATCCTCTATTTCAGGGTCCATCAATGGTATCTAATGAAAATTGGTGAAGGCATCAGCATTGGAAGGACCACGAAGAGGATTAGGCTCCATTGCGATGAGGAGCAAAAGTGGGAATTTCAACTTCAAAATAAAGGCATGTCCATTTGGGGTGCGACGTTGAAAATCACATTTAAAGATATCGTCATCCCCACTATGCACCCCTACTCGTCAGGGGTGGAGGACAAAATTGAAGTGTCCATCCCATTCTCCATCCGTAAAAATGAGGAAGGGAGCATCTCCATACCTGTTATGGGAAAAAGAAGGGGATTATGCAAGATTACCAATATGCAGCTGGAAATCCCCCACTTATTCGGAAGTGGTAAAGTACTTTTGGATTTACTTGATAATGTCCCGTCCACCATTATCGTATTTCCTTCAGATTCTCCAGTGAAAATGGCCGAACAAAAGCTTACATGGAAACAGGGGGACGTCCCCATCCAACATTCATTATTTCATGATGTCTTTCATCAGATAGGGACAAGGGATTACATCCAAGGAGACCGCTTTCAGGATGTTCACTGGAAGGCAACTGCCAGAACCGGCAGCCTTCAAACGAAGATCTATGCACCAGCTACCCAAAAAGAGTGGATGATCGCCATCAATCTATCTGATCGCTATGCCATCACAAACCAGCTCGAAGAAATCATTCAATATGCCTCCTATATGATGAGGCTTGCGGTAGAACAAAATATCACTTTCTCCCTTGTCTTAAACGTGAGATCCCAGGGAGGGACCCCTTACTATTATCTTCCGCCCGGAATAGGAAGGGTTCACAGGCAGAGAGGGATGGAAATGCTTTCTACTCTATCGACAGATGAGTTTACAATCCCATTCCATATTGTTCTGAAGCATTTATACCTTAGACAATTGGTTCCTTCTGTATTTATTACTGCAGGGGCACTGGGGGCACGTGAAGAAGTTTTATTGACAAAGATTGAAAAACAGAAAATCCAAGTTTACAAGTTGAATTCAGAACAAAAACAAGGAGTCGTCACATTATGGAATCGTTCGCTGAAAGTTCCTTCTTGA
- a CDS encoding ABC transporter ATP-binding protein has protein sequence MLYELRDVHYKDILHIKEMDISEHRTTCLVGESGAGKSTLLKLLNKMNIPDRGEIRYKGNSLESVEPVKHRREAVMISQTPLLFGDTVEENLQKGLVFSEKPLASREELLKILTIVKLDKPLDARAEQLSGGERQRLSLGRVLVMKPAVYLLDEPTSALDEETEIEVMKSFITCANGHGGTIIMVTHSTNVAEEYGEEIITIRK, from the coding sequence ATGTTGTATGAATTAAGAGATGTGCATTATAAAGATATTTTACATATTAAGGAGATGGACATTTCCGAACACAGGACGACCTGCCTTGTTGGGGAAAGCGGTGCCGGGAAATCTACTCTATTGAAATTGTTGAATAAAATGAACATACCAGATAGGGGCGAAATCCGTTATAAAGGGAATTCCCTGGAAAGTGTGGAGCCTGTGAAGCATAGGAGGGAAGCTGTCATGATTTCTCAAACCCCTCTTCTGTTTGGAGACACAGTGGAAGAAAATCTTCAGAAGGGACTTGTCTTTTCAGAAAAGCCCCTGGCTAGCCGGGAGGAACTATTGAAGATTTTGACCATTGTCAAGCTGGATAAACCACTGGATGCTCGTGCAGAACAGTTGTCTGGCGGTGAGCGCCAGCGATTATCCCTCGGCAGGGTGTTAGTAATGAAGCCTGCTGTTTATTTATTGGATGAACCTACGTCGGCTCTTGACGAAGAAACAGAGATTGAAGTGATGAAAAGTTTTATTACGTGTGCAAATGGGCATGGAGGGACCATCATCATGGTGACCCATTCGACAAATGTGGCCGAAGAGTACGGCGAAGAAATCATTACGATCAGAAAATAG
- a CDS encoding AAA family ATPase produces MNRLDSIKREMNKVLVGKDKEIDLLLIALLQEGHVLLESVPGTGKTLLAKTFSHCIDGAFKRIQFTPDVLPSDVTGIQFFNPKTQEFELRTGPVVTNVLLADEINRATPRTQASLLEVMEEKQITIDGETVPLEPPFIVVATQNPIESQQGTFPLPAAQLDRFLLKIPFTYPDFEEERGILNRFKSSEPLNTVNKVLSLDELQSLTRQVKEVHISEDIETYILQITRGTREHEWVEVGASPRASLALLKASQAQAFLEGRDFVRPQDIVAVASYVLQHRIQLTIESSLTRTAEEVIEQIVEMSVTPVEARQA; encoded by the coding sequence ATGAATCGATTGGATTCAATCAAGAGAGAGATGAATAAAGTGCTAGTGGGGAAGGACAAGGAAATCGACCTGTTGTTAATTGCATTACTTCAAGAAGGACATGTTCTATTGGAAAGTGTCCCGGGTACAGGAAAGACTTTGCTCGCCAAAACTTTCAGTCACTGTATCGATGGAGCATTTAAAAGGATCCAATTCACACCGGATGTATTACCGAGTGATGTGACAGGTATACAGTTTTTCAATCCGAAAACACAGGAATTCGAATTAAGGACAGGACCCGTGGTCACGAATGTCCTCTTGGCAGATGAGATTAACAGGGCCACTCCTAGAACACAGGCGAGTTTACTCGAAGTAATGGAAGAAAAACAAATCACCATAGACGGGGAAACCGTCCCATTAGAGCCCCCGTTTATCGTGGTCGCCACTCAGAACCCGATTGAATCCCAGCAGGGAACATTTCCACTGCCAGCTGCACAGCTGGACCGATTTTTGTTGAAGATTCCGTTTACGTATCCTGATTTTGAAGAGGAGAGAGGAATATTAAATCGCTTTAAATCATCTGAACCATTAAATACAGTCAACAAAGTGTTAAGTCTTGATGAGTTACAATCATTGACCCGCCAAGTTAAAGAAGTACATATATCTGAGGATATCGAAACATATATCCTTCAAATTACAAGGGGAACAAGGGAACATGAATGGGTGGAGGTAGGTGCAAGCCCACGAGCGAGCCTCGCACTCCTCAAGGCCTCTCAGGCTCAAGCATTCCTCGAAGGCAGGGATTTTGTGAGACCGCAGGATATTGTAGCCGTTGCCTCATATGTTCTCCAACACCGGATCCAATTAACGATCGAGTCATCCTTAACGAGAACGGCTGAAGAAGTGATCGAGCAAATTGTAGAAATGTCGGTTACTCCTGTAGAAGCGAGGCAAGCTTAG
- a CDS encoding YkvS family protein — MKKAEIGNVIEFREGLKGIVEKVNENSVIVDLTYMKNYRDLELEEKTVVNHKNYKIVEA, encoded by the coding sequence ATGAAAAAAGCAGAAATCGGGAATGTCATTGAATTTAGAGAAGGATTAAAAGGAATCGTTGAGAAAGTGAATGAAAATTCAGTAATCGTCGATTTAACTTATATGAAGAATTATCGAGACCTTGAATTAGAAGAAAAGACGGTGGTGAATCATAAAAACTATAAGATTGTAGAGGCATAA
- a CDS encoding phosphocarrier protein HPr has translation MAQKTFTVTAETGIHARPATLLVQTASKFDSDVHLEYKEKKVNLKSIMGVMSLGVGKGAEITIITEGSDEEEALNSLQETLNKEGLAE, from the coding sequence ATGGCACAAAAAACATTTACAGTTACAGCTGAAACAGGAATTCATGCTCGTCCGGCAACTCTATTGGTTCAAACGGCAAGCAAATTCGACAGCGATGTACATCTAGAATACAAAGAAAAGAAAGTAAACTTAAAATCAATCATGGGTGTTATGTCTTTAGGTGTTGGTAAAGGTGCAGAAATCACAATCATTACTGAAGGTAGTGACGAAGAAGAAGCGTTAAACAGCTTACAGGAAACATTGAACAAAGAAGGTTTAGCTGAGTAA
- a CDS encoding aspartyl-phosphate phosphatase Spo0E family protein, producing the protein MNGTIVARIELVRWKMIESGLRLGLDSPTTIQLSKELDALINIHQRNDTEKTTHNKMIQ; encoded by the coding sequence ATGAATGGGACAATTGTTGCTCGAATTGAGTTGGTAAGGTGGAAAATGATAGAGTCAGGCCTTCGTCTAGGGCTGGACAGTCCCACTACCATTCAACTGAGTAAAGAGCTGGATGCCTTGATCAATATTCATCAGCGAAATGATACTGAAAAAACAACTCATAATAAAATGATTCAATAA
- a CDS encoding aminotransferase A, with protein sequence MEQHINPRVRDIQISGIRRFFNMVSDIDDMISLTIGQPDFPTPQHIKDAGKAAIDGDFTSYTHNAGFIELREAAASFVKEKYHVEYDPATEVIVTNGASQGIDVILRTILCQGDDCLLPGPVYPGYEPIIKLCGAYPVHIDITQNEFKLDAALIEGSLTPSTKCIILPYPSNPTGVSLSKEELKEIAELLKSRNIFVLADEIYSELTFDDSHHSIAEYLREQTIIVNGLSKSHSMTGWRIGLIFAPEAISRHLLKVHQYNVSCASSISQKAAYEALTAGKDDALDMKIEYKKRRDYVYDRLVDMGFKGIVKPHGAFYFFVKIPDHILLSSFDFSLALAQEKKVAVVPGDAFSPLGEGYFRLSYACSMDQLTEGLDRLQSFIQS encoded by the coding sequence GATTTCCCTTACAATCGGTCAGCCTGACTTCCCAACCCCTCAACATATTAAAGATGCAGGAAAAGCGGCCATTGATGGAGATTTCACGTCATATACCCACAATGCAGGATTTATCGAATTACGTGAAGCGGCTGCTTCATTCGTCAAAGAAAAATATCATGTAGAATATGACCCTGCAACAGAAGTCATCGTCACAAATGGTGCGTCCCAGGGAATCGATGTGATTCTGCGAACGATCCTTTGCCAGGGGGACGACTGCCTTCTTCCAGGGCCCGTATATCCAGGGTATGAACCCATCATCAAACTATGTGGTGCCTATCCGGTCCATATCGACATTACCCAAAATGAGTTTAAATTAGATGCAGCATTGATCGAAGGCAGCCTGACCCCTTCAACCAAATGCATCATCCTCCCATACCCCTCAAATCCAACAGGGGTCAGCTTATCAAAGGAAGAACTGAAAGAAATTGCCGAATTACTCAAGAGCCGGAACATTTTTGTATTGGCTGATGAAATATATAGCGAACTTACCTTTGATGATTCCCACCATTCCATTGCAGAGTATTTAAGAGAGCAAACGATCATCGTGAATGGATTATCAAAATCACATAGCATGACAGGTTGGAGGATCGGCCTGATCTTCGCTCCTGAAGCCATTTCGAGGCACCTTTTGAAGGTGCACCAATATAATGTGTCCTGCGCTTCGTCCATCTCCCAGAAAGCGGCTTATGAAGCTTTGACAGCCGGGAAAGACGATGCCCTGGATATGAAGATAGAGTATAAGAAACGAAGGGACTATGTATACGACAGACTTGTTGATATGGGATTCAAGGGAATCGTCAAACCCCACGGTGCCTTTTACTTTTTCGTGAAAATTCCCGATCACATCCTGTTAAGTTCATTTGATTTCTCCTTGGCCCTGGCTCAGGAGAAAAAGGTGGCTGTCGTCCCCGGTGATGCCTTTTCACCACTTGGAGAAGGATATTTCCGACTATCTTACGCCTGTTCCATGGATCAACTGACAGAAGGACTCGACCGGCTTCAATCTTTCATCCAATCCTAA
- the ptsP gene encoding phosphoenolpyruvate--protein phosphotransferase: MSSLLKGIAASNGIAIAKAYRLVEPDLSFEKKSVDNAEQEVSRFQDAIATSKSELEAIRDKARVDLGEDKAQIFEAHLLVLSDPELLTPIEDKVKSENVNAESALKETADMFVSMFESMDNEYMKERAADIRDVTKRVLSHLLGVQIANPSMVTEEVIVIAEDLTPSDTAQLNREFVKGFTTDIGGRTSHSAIMARSMEIPAVVGTKSITSSVENGDMIIVDGLNGEVHINPTPEVIEEYKKEHARYEEQKAEWAKLVNEPTVSKDGEHVELAANIGTPKDLEGVKNHGGEGVGLYRTEFLYMGRDELPSEDEQYEAYKAVLEGMEGKPVVVRTLDIGGDKELPYLNLPKEMNPFLGYRAIRLCLDEQDIFRTQLRALLKASPFGNLKIMFPMISNLQEFREAKAILEEEKKALLENGTTVADHIEVGIMVEIPSTAVMADVFAKEVDFFSIGTNDLIQYTMAADRMNERVSYLYQPYNPAILRLVKMVIDAAHKEGKWAGMCGEMAGDEIAVPILLGLGLDEFSMSATSILKARSQIRQLNRAEMKELAEQALQLDTNDAVISAVKKATSME, from the coding sequence ATGTCCAGTCTCTTAAAAGGAATAGCGGCATCAAATGGTATCGCCATAGCGAAAGCGTATCGCCTGGTCGAACCTGACCTGAGCTTTGAAAAGAAAAGCGTAGACAATGCTGAACAGGAAGTTTCACGCTTCCAGGATGCCATTGCGACATCTAAATCAGAGCTTGAAGCGATCCGTGATAAAGCGAGAGTTGATTTAGGGGAAGACAAAGCTCAAATCTTTGAAGCACATCTTCTTGTCTTAAGCGATCCAGAACTACTGACACCTATCGAAGACAAAGTAAAATCAGAAAATGTAAACGCTGAATCCGCCCTTAAAGAAACCGCGGATATGTTCGTATCCATGTTTGAATCCATGGATAACGAGTATATGAAGGAACGTGCGGCGGATATCCGTGACGTGACGAAACGTGTCCTTTCACACCTATTGGGCGTGCAGATTGCAAACCCAAGCATGGTAACAGAAGAAGTAATCGTGATTGCAGAGGATTTAACTCCTTCTGACACGGCACAATTAAACCGTGAATTCGTTAAAGGATTCACAACGGACATCGGTGGAAGAACATCACATTCGGCCATTATGGCCCGTTCAATGGAGATCCCGGCTGTAGTGGGGACGAAATCCATTACTTCCTCTGTTGAAAATGGTGATATGATCATCGTTGACGGATTAAATGGAGAAGTACATATTAATCCGACTCCGGAAGTCATCGAAGAGTACAAGAAAGAACATGCCCGTTATGAAGAACAAAAGGCTGAATGGGCGAAGCTCGTGAACGAACCGACGGTATCCAAAGATGGCGAACATGTTGAACTTGCTGCCAATATCGGGACACCAAAGGATCTTGAAGGGGTAAAGAATCACGGTGGAGAAGGTGTAGGACTTTATCGTACAGAATTCCTATACATGGGTCGTGACGAATTACCGTCAGAAGATGAGCAATACGAAGCATATAAGGCTGTATTAGAAGGAATGGAAGGGAAACCAGTTGTGGTTCGTACCCTTGACATCGGTGGGGATAAAGAGCTTCCTTACTTAAATCTGCCGAAAGAAATGAACCCTTTCCTTGGGTATCGTGCGATCCGTCTATGTTTAGATGAGCAGGATATCTTCCGTACGCAGCTTAGAGCTTTATTGAAGGCAAGTCCATTTGGAAACTTGAAAATCATGTTCCCGATGATTTCAAATCTTCAAGAGTTCAGAGAAGCGAAAGCAATCCTGGAAGAAGAGAAGAAAGCCCTTCTTGAAAATGGGACAACGGTAGCTGATCACATTGAAGTGGGAATCATGGTGGAAATTCCTTCAACTGCCGTCATGGCGGATGTATTTGCCAAGGAAGTTGATTTCTTCTCGATCGGGACAAACGACCTGATTCAGTACACAATGGCTGCCGACCGCATGAACGAGCGCGTTTCCTATTTATATCAACCGTATAACCCTGCCATTTTACGTCTTGTGAAAATGGTCATCGATGCGGCTCATAAGGAAGGAAAATGGGCAGGTATGTGTGGAGAAATGGCTGGAGATGAGATTGCCGTACCAATCTTACTTGGATTAGGTTTGGATGAGTTCTCAATGAGTGCAACATCCATTTTGAAGGCACGTTCTCAAATCCGTCAGTTGAACCGTGCTGAAATGAAAGAACTGGCTGAACAGGCACTACAACTTGACACCAATGATGCGGTCATTTCTGCAGTGAAAAAAGCCACATCAATGGAATAA
- a CDS encoding ABC transporter permease, which translates to MEKGIIDIELWRFIAAYAFVLLLLFIVKWRGISREKQIILASLRMTIQLIIAGYILTYIFDHPSPWLTLSIIVVMEVFAVRNIFKQVKYEMDRKLKGIAAISLCAGTLISLFYFNMVVIHFSPWYEPRYFIPIAGMIVGNAMTGITLGINTLLGGLIEQREKVEGALMLGATPKAASKTYLDNAFDSAILPTLNNMLGMGIIFLPGMMTGQILSGVSPLVAIEYQIAILLGIVGSVALTVVMFILLAYKRLFTKDAQLNI; encoded by the coding sequence TTGGAAAAAGGAATTATCGACATAGAATTATGGAGATTCATTGCGGCGTATGCCTTTGTCCTTCTCTTGTTATTTATCGTGAAATGGAGGGGGATATCGAGGGAAAAACAGATCATACTCGCTTCTCTCCGGATGACCATTCAATTGATTATCGCTGGCTACATCCTTACATATATTTTTGATCATCCGAGCCCTTGGCTAACCTTGAGTATCATAGTCGTAATGGAAGTATTTGCGGTCAGGAATATATTCAAGCAGGTTAAATATGAAATGGATCGAAAGTTGAAAGGCATCGCAGCGATCTCATTATGCGCAGGTACGCTGATCAGCTTGTTTTATTTCAATATGGTCGTCATCCATTTCTCCCCATGGTATGAACCAAGATATTTCATTCCGATTGCAGGGATGATTGTGGGGAACGCGATGACGGGCATAACGCTTGGAATCAACACCCTCCTCGGGGGATTGATAGAACAGAGGGAAAAAGTAGAAGGAGCTTTGATGCTGGGGGCAACCCCTAAAGCAGCCTCTAAGACGTATTTGGATAATGCATTTGATTCTGCCATCCTTCCCACTCTGAATAATATGCTTGGGATGGGTATCATTTTTCTTCCTGGGATGATGACTGGGCAAATTCTTTCAGGAGTAAGCCCCCTGGTGGCCATTGAATATCAGATTGCCATTCTGTTAGGTATTGTCGGAAGCGTTGCATTGACTGTCGTCATGTTTATTTTACTGGCATATAAGCGACTATTTACAAAGGATGCCCAATTGAACATTTGA